One genomic window of Desmospora activa DSM 45169 includes the following:
- the ligD gene encoding non-homologous end-joining DNA ligase, with protein MFPIKPMEPIQTEAMLSSDEWIYQVKWDGVRILAYLEDGQVRLWNRKKAERTAQYPELVTELKGISCRSAVLDGEVIVVHRGRADFFQVLKRDLLQNPRKIQAAYQAIPVQFQLFDLLHINGEDLVKHAWEQRDEQLRLLLEKTQTERIAVTDSFADGNALWHATRERGWEGIVMKRKTSPYRVGQKHADWRKVKHFRTLMAHLVGASFKKGRVNALLLGVEEAGGWYYIGRAASGLSEQELTLLTEWIPQLQVASPAVVNPVYDPQVIWIRPSFSVKVRYLEWTPHGTLRSPTILGFNA; from the coding sequence ATGTTCCCAATAAAACCGATGGAACCGATACAAACGGAAGCAATGCTCTCCTCCGATGAATGGATTTATCAAGTGAAATGGGACGGCGTTCGCATCTTGGCTTATCTGGAGGATGGACAGGTGCGATTATGGAATCGAAAAAAAGCGGAACGAACCGCCCAATACCCTGAGCTGGTTACCGAGTTAAAGGGGATTTCGTGCCGATCCGCTGTCCTGGATGGAGAAGTGATTGTGGTTCATCGGGGGCGAGCTGATTTTTTTCAGGTGCTAAAAAGGGATTTACTGCAAAATCCGCGCAAAATTCAAGCCGCTTATCAGGCGATACCGGTGCAGTTTCAGTTGTTTGATCTCCTGCATATCAACGGAGAAGATCTGGTGAAACACGCCTGGGAGCAGCGCGATGAGCAATTGCGATTGCTGCTGGAGAAAACGCAGACGGAACGGATCGCTGTGACGGATTCTTTTGCAGATGGCAACGCTTTGTGGCATGCAACCCGGGAACGGGGATGGGAAGGGATCGTGATGAAAAGAAAAACCAGTCCCTACCGTGTCGGGCAAAAGCATGCCGACTGGCGTAAAGTGAAACATTTTCGTACCCTCATGGCTCATCTGGTGGGAGCTTCCTTTAAAAAAGGACGTGTCAATGCGCTTTTGTTGGGAGTGGAGGAGGCGGGTGGGTGGTACTACATTGGACGTGCCGCCTCTGGGTTAAGTGAGCAGGAGTTGACGCTGCTGACGGAATGGATTCCGCAGTTACAGGTGGCGTCTCCTGCGGTGGTAAACCCGGTATATGATCCACAGGTTATTTGGATCCGGCCATCTTTTTCCGTCAAGGTTCGTTATTTGGAGTGGACACCACATGGTACGTTACGCTCACCGACCATCCTCGGATTTAACGCCTAA
- a CDS encoding Ku protein, translating into MHTVWKGSISFGLVHIPVKMYTATKEKGVSFRNLHRKCKTPIKYTRTCPHCEIEVPWEEIVKGYEYADNQFVLMEKEELDAVMPENRKSIEILDFVQLEEIDPVYFDRTYYLGPGDHGDRPYALLREAMRESGRIGVAQVTIRSKQTLGVVRVYQGCLVMETIYYPDEVRQAEAVPDVPGQTELPEKELAMARQLIENLTTTFNPEQYQDTYRQAVEEMIAKKVKGEEVVTVPEKQPERVVDLMEALKASLEQTGEKKGKGGRKKKAAK; encoded by the coding sequence ATGCATACGGTATGGAAAGGATCGATCAGTTTTGGGTTAGTCCATATCCCGGTTAAGATGTACACCGCTACAAAAGAGAAAGGGGTCTCGTTTCGCAATTTGCATCGAAAGTGTAAAACTCCGATCAAATATACGCGCACCTGCCCCCATTGCGAAATAGAAGTGCCATGGGAAGAGATTGTAAAAGGATATGAGTATGCCGACAACCAGTTTGTGCTGATGGAGAAAGAAGAACTGGATGCGGTGATGCCGGAGAATCGAAAGTCGATTGAGATTTTGGATTTTGTGCAGTTGGAGGAGATTGATCCCGTCTATTTTGACCGGACGTATTATCTGGGACCGGGTGATCACGGCGATCGCCCTTATGCGTTGTTGCGGGAGGCGATGCGGGAGAGTGGACGGATCGGAGTGGCCCAGGTGACGATTCGATCCAAGCAAACCTTGGGGGTGGTGCGGGTTTATCAAGGGTGCTTGGTGATGGAGACCATCTATTATCCGGATGAAGTACGGCAAGCGGAGGCGGTTCCGGATGTTCCCGGTCAAACGGAGTTGCCGGAAAAAGAGTTGGCGATGGCGCGGCAGTTGATTGAAAATCTGACGACTACCTTTAACCCTGAGCAGTATCAGGATACTTACCGTCAAGCGGTGGAAGAGATGATCGCGAAAAAGGTGAAGGGAGAAGAAGTGGTAACTGTACCGGAGAAACAGCCGGAACGGGTGGTCGATCTAATGGAAGCGCTAAAAGCCAGCCTGGAACAGACCGGGGAGAAAAAAGGGAAAGGGGGTCGCAAGAAAAAAGCCGCCAAATAG